A single Columba livia isolate bColLiv1 breed racing homer chromosome 22, bColLiv1.pat.W.v2, whole genome shotgun sequence DNA region contains:
- the ATP2B4 gene encoding plasma membrane calcium-transporting ATPase 4 isoform X1, with the protein MTNNVADHHPANSVAEGNHEGDFGCSMVELRNLMELRSAEAVARLNDSYGGVQNVCKRLKTSPVEGLSGNPTDLEKRRQVFGQNFIPPKKAKTFLQLVWEALQDVTLIILEIAAIISLGLSFYHPPGGDNELCGQSTGGVEDEGESQAGWIEGAAILFSVIIVVLVTAFNDWSKEKQFRGLQSRIEQEQKFTVIRKGQVIQIPVAEIVVGDIAQIKYGDLLPADGILIQGNDLKIDESSLTGESDQVKKSLEKDPMLLSGTHVMEGSGRMVVTAVGINSQTGIIFTLLGAGEGDEEKKVKKGKKTGAPENRNKAKTQDGVALEIQPLKSQEGVENEEKEKKKVKVPKKEKSVLQGKLTRLAVQIGKAGLIMSAITVIILVLYFVIDTFGVQGRPWLAECTPIYIQYFVKFFIIGVTVLVVAVPEGLPLAVTISLAYSVKKMMKDNNLVRHLDACETMGNATAICSDKTGTLTMNRMTVVQAYVGDTHYRQIPDPEAILPKVLDLIVNGVAINSAYTSKILPPEKEGGLPRQVGNKTECALLGFVLDLKQDYQAVRNEVPEEKLYKVYTFNSVRKSMSTVVKNGNGGFRMYSKGASEIILRKCTRILDKNGDPRVFKVKDRDEMVKKVIEPMACHGLRTICLAFRDFPASAEPDWDSENEILSDLTCIAVVGIEDPVRPEVPDAILKCQRAGITVRMVTGDNINTARAIATKCGILLPGEDFLCLEGKEFNRLIRNEKGEVEQEQLDKVWPKLRVLARSSPTDKHTLVKGIIDSTVGDQRQVVAVTGDGTNDGPALKKADVGFAMGIAGTDVAKEASDIILTDDNFTSIVKAVMWGRNVYDSISKFLQFQLTVNVVAVIVAFTGACITQDSPLKAVQMLWVNLIMDTFASLALATEPPSESLLLRKPYGRNKPLISRTMMKNILGHAVYQLTIIFTLLFAGEKFFDIDSGRNAPLHSPPTEHYTIVFNTFVMMQLFNEINARKIHGERNVFESIYRNPIFCTVVLGTFAAQIIIVEFGGKPFSCSGLTLSQWFWCIFIGVGELLWGQLICTVPTSRLKFLKEAGHGITKEEIPEEELPEDVDEIDHAEMELRRGQILWFRGLNRIQTQIKVVNAFRSSLYEGLEKPESRSSIHNFMTHPEFILEEDEPRTPFLDGAEDDPETDGLKKRGGGSLGGSTPLNRNNNAVDSDQAELTVPEPDSPFHSLETSV; encoded by the exons ATGACGAACAACGTGGCCGACCACCACCCCGCGAACTCGGTTgctgaaggcaaccatgaggggGACTTTGGTTGCTCCATGGTGGAGCTCAGGAACCTCATGGAGCTGAGGAGCGCCGAGGCGGTCGCCCGGCTCAATGACTCTTATGGCGGCGTGCAGAATGTCTGCAAGAGGTTGAAGACGTCGCCAGTGGAAG GCCTGTCTGGGAACCCGACCGACCTGGAGAAGAGGCGGCAGGTCTTCGGCCAGAACTTTATTCCTCCCAAAAAGGCCAAGACGTTCCTGCAGTTAGTGTGGGAGGCACTCCAGGACGTCACGCTGATCATCTTGGAAATCGCAGCCATAATCTCCCTGGGCCTGTCCTTCTACCACCCTCCAGGCGGTGACAATGAAC TGTGCGGCCAGTCGACGGGCGGCGTGGAGGACGAGGGCGAGTCGCAGGCTGGCTGGATCGAGGGGGCGGCGATCTTGTTTTCGGTGATCATCGTGGTGCTGGTGACCGCCTTCAATGACTGGAGCAAGGAGAAGCAATTCCGTGGCCTCCAGAGCCGCATCGAGCAGGAGCAAAAGTTCACGGTCATCCGCAAAGGGCAGGTGATCCAGATCCCGGTGGCTGAGATCGTGGTGGGAGACATCGCGCAGATCAAGTACG GTGATCTGCTGCCGGCAGACGGGATCCTGATCCAGGGCAACGACCTGAAAATAGATGAGAGCTCGCTGACCGGGGAGTCAGACCAAGTCAAGAAATCGCTGGAGAAAGACCCCATGCTGCTATCGG GTACCCACGTGATGGAGGGATCCGGCAGGATGGTGGTGACGGCCGTGGGCATCAACTCCCAGACCGGAATCATCTTCACTCTGTtgggagcaggagaaggagatGAGGAAAAGAAGGTGAAGAAAG GTAAAAAAACCGGAGCCCCTGAAAATCGCAACAAAG CTAAAACTCAGGATGGTGTGGCCTTAGAGATCCAGCCCCTGAAGAGCCAGGAAGGGGTGGAAaatgaggagaaagagaagaagaaggtgAAGGTCCCCAAGAAGGAGAAGTCTGTGCTGCAGGGGAAGCTCACGCGCCTGGCGGTGCAGATCGGGAAGGCGG GGCTGATCATGTCGGCCATCACGGTCATCATCTTGGTGCTGTACTTCGTGATCGACacgtttggggtgcaggggcgGCCCTGGCTGGCGGAGTGCACCCCCATTTACATCCAGTACTTCGTCAAGTTCTTCATCATCGGTGTCACCGTGTTGGTGGTGGCTGTGCCTGAAGGGCTCCCGCTGGCTGTCACCATCTCCCTGGCCTATTCTGTGAAG AAAATGATGAAGGACAACAACCTTGTGAGACACTTGGATGCGTGCGAGACCATGGGCAATGCCACTGCCATCTGCTCGGATAAGACGggcacgctcaccatgaaccGCATGACCGTGGTGCAGGCCTACGTGGGGGACACCCACTACCGCCAGATCCCCGACCCTGAAGCCATCCTGCCCAAGGTCCTGGACCTCATTGTCAATGGCGTCGCCATCAACTCAGCCTACACATCCAAGATCCTG CCACCCGAGAAGGAAGGGGGGCTTCCCCGGCAAGTGGGGAACAAGACGGAGTGCGCCCTGCTGGGCTTCGTGCTGGACCTGAAGCAGGATTACCAGGCTGTGCGCAACGAGGTGCCGGAGGAGAAGCTCTACAAGGTCTACACCTTCAACTCTGTGCGCAAGTCCATGAGCACGGTGGTGAAGAACGGCAACGGTGGCTTCCGCATGTACAGCAAGGGAGCCTCCGAGATCATCCTCCGAAA GTGCACCAGGATCCTGGACAAGAACGGAGACCCTCGGGTGTTCAAGGTGAAGGACCGGGATGAGATGGTGAAGAAGGTGATAGAGCCCATGGCCTGCCATGGCTTGCGCACCATCTGCCTGGCCTTCCGCGACTTCCCCGCCAGCGCTGAGCCCGACTGGGACAGCGAGAACGAGATCCTGTCCGACCTGACCTGCATCGCCGTGGTGGGCATCGAGGACCCTGTGCGGCCAGAG GTGCCGGATGCCATCCTGAAGTGCCAGCGGGCAGGGATCACTGTCCGGATGGTGACAGGGGACAACATCAACACCGCCCGTGCCATTGCCACCAAGTGTGGCAtcctgctgccgggggaggacTTCTTGTGcctggaggggaaggagttcAACCGGCTCATCCGCAACGAGAAGGGAGAG gtggagcaggagcagctggataAGGTCTGGCCCAAGCTGCGGGTGCTGGCGCGCTCCTCCCCGACGGATAAGCACACGCTGGTGAAAG GAATTATTGACAGCACCGTTGGTGACCAGAGGCAGGTGGTGGCGGTGACCGGGGACGGGACCAACGATGGCCCGGCTCTCAAGAAGGCTGACGTTGGCTTTGCCATG GGCATCGCGGGCACGGACGTGGCGAAAGAGGCTTCGGACATCATCCTGACGGACGACAACTTCACCAGCATCGTCAAGGCGGTGATGTGGGGACGCAACGTCTACGACAGCATCTCCAAGTTCCTGCAGTTCCAGCTGACCGTGAACGTCGTGGCCGTCATCGTGGCCTTCACGGGCGCCTGCATCACGCAG GACTCTCCCCTGAAGGCTGTGCAGATGCTGTGGGTGAACCTGATCATGGACACCTTCGCCTCCTTGGCCCTGGCCACGGAGCCCCCATCCGAGTCCCTGCTGCTACGCAAGCCCTACGGCCGCAACAAGCCACTCATCTCGCGCACCATGATGAAGAACATCCTGGGACACGCCGTGTACCAGCTCACCATCATCTTCACGCTGCTTTTTGCAG GGGAGAAGTTTTTTGACATCGACAGCGGCCGAAATGCTCCACTCCACTCCCCGCCCACTGAGCACTACACCATCGTCTTCAACACCTTCGTCATGATGCAGCTGTTCAACGAGATCAATGCGCGCAAGATCCACGGGGAGAGGAACGTCTTCGAGTCCATTTACCGCAACCCCATCTTCTGCACGGTGGTGCTGGGGACGTTTGCAGCTCAG ATCATCATCGTGGAGTTTGGTGGGAAGCCCTTCAGCTGCTCCGGGCTCACCCTCAGCCAGTGGTTCTGGTGTATTTTTATTGGAGTTGGGGAGCTCCTCTGGGGCCAG CTGATCTGCACTGTCCCAACCAGCCGCCTGAAGTTCCTGAAGGAAGCTGGACACGGCATCACCAAGGAGGAGATCCCAGAGGAGGAGCTGCCTGAAGACGTGGACGAGATTGACCACGCGGAGATGGAGCTGCGGCGCGGGCAGATCCTCTGGTTCCGGGGTCTCAACAGGATACAGACACAG
- the ATP2B4 gene encoding plasma membrane calcium-transporting ATPase 4 isoform X2 — MTNNVADHHPANSVAEGNHEGDFGCSMVELRNLMELRSAEAVARLNDSYGGVQNVCKRLKTSPVEGLSGNPTDLEKRRQVFGQNFIPPKKAKTFLQLVWEALQDVTLIILEIAAIISLGLSFYHPPGGDNELCGQSTGGVEDEGESQAGWIEGAAILFSVIIVVLVTAFNDWSKEKQFRGLQSRIEQEQKFTVIRKGQVIQIPVAEIVVGDIAQIKYGDLLPADGILIQGNDLKIDESSLTGESDQVKKSLEKDPMLLSGTHVMEGSGRMVVTAVGINSQTGIIFTLLGAGEGDEEKKVKKAKTQDGVALEIQPLKSQEGVENEEKEKKKVKVPKKEKSVLQGKLTRLAVQIGKAGLIMSAITVIILVLYFVIDTFGVQGRPWLAECTPIYIQYFVKFFIIGVTVLVVAVPEGLPLAVTISLAYSVKKMMKDNNLVRHLDACETMGNATAICSDKTGTLTMNRMTVVQAYVGDTHYRQIPDPEAILPKVLDLIVNGVAINSAYTSKILPPEKEGGLPRQVGNKTECALLGFVLDLKQDYQAVRNEVPEEKLYKVYTFNSVRKSMSTVVKNGNGGFRMYSKGASEIILRKCTRILDKNGDPRVFKVKDRDEMVKKVIEPMACHGLRTICLAFRDFPASAEPDWDSENEILSDLTCIAVVGIEDPVRPEVPDAILKCQRAGITVRMVTGDNINTARAIATKCGILLPGEDFLCLEGKEFNRLIRNEKGEVEQEQLDKVWPKLRVLARSSPTDKHTLVKGIIDSTVGDQRQVVAVTGDGTNDGPALKKADVGFAMGIAGTDVAKEASDIILTDDNFTSIVKAVMWGRNVYDSISKFLQFQLTVNVVAVIVAFTGACITQDSPLKAVQMLWVNLIMDTFASLALATEPPSESLLLRKPYGRNKPLISRTMMKNILGHAVYQLTIIFTLLFAGEKFFDIDSGRNAPLHSPPTEHYTIVFNTFVMMQLFNEINARKIHGERNVFESIYRNPIFCTVVLGTFAAQIIIVEFGGKPFSCSGLTLSQWFWCIFIGVGELLWGQLICTVPTSRLKFLKEAGHGITKEEIPEEELPEDVDEIDHAEMELRRGQILWFRGLNRIQTQIKVVNAFRSSLYEGLEKPESRSSIHNFMTHPEFILEEDEPRTPFLDGAEDDPETDGLKKRGGGSLGGSTPLNRNNNAVDSDQAELTVPEPDSPFHSLETSV, encoded by the exons ATGACGAACAACGTGGCCGACCACCACCCCGCGAACTCGGTTgctgaaggcaaccatgaggggGACTTTGGTTGCTCCATGGTGGAGCTCAGGAACCTCATGGAGCTGAGGAGCGCCGAGGCGGTCGCCCGGCTCAATGACTCTTATGGCGGCGTGCAGAATGTCTGCAAGAGGTTGAAGACGTCGCCAGTGGAAG GCCTGTCTGGGAACCCGACCGACCTGGAGAAGAGGCGGCAGGTCTTCGGCCAGAACTTTATTCCTCCCAAAAAGGCCAAGACGTTCCTGCAGTTAGTGTGGGAGGCACTCCAGGACGTCACGCTGATCATCTTGGAAATCGCAGCCATAATCTCCCTGGGCCTGTCCTTCTACCACCCTCCAGGCGGTGACAATGAAC TGTGCGGCCAGTCGACGGGCGGCGTGGAGGACGAGGGCGAGTCGCAGGCTGGCTGGATCGAGGGGGCGGCGATCTTGTTTTCGGTGATCATCGTGGTGCTGGTGACCGCCTTCAATGACTGGAGCAAGGAGAAGCAATTCCGTGGCCTCCAGAGCCGCATCGAGCAGGAGCAAAAGTTCACGGTCATCCGCAAAGGGCAGGTGATCCAGATCCCGGTGGCTGAGATCGTGGTGGGAGACATCGCGCAGATCAAGTACG GTGATCTGCTGCCGGCAGACGGGATCCTGATCCAGGGCAACGACCTGAAAATAGATGAGAGCTCGCTGACCGGGGAGTCAGACCAAGTCAAGAAATCGCTGGAGAAAGACCCCATGCTGCTATCGG GTACCCACGTGATGGAGGGATCCGGCAGGATGGTGGTGACGGCCGTGGGCATCAACTCCCAGACCGGAATCATCTTCACTCTGTtgggagcaggagaaggagatGAGGAAAAGAAGGTGAAGAAAG CTAAAACTCAGGATGGTGTGGCCTTAGAGATCCAGCCCCTGAAGAGCCAGGAAGGGGTGGAAaatgaggagaaagagaagaagaaggtgAAGGTCCCCAAGAAGGAGAAGTCTGTGCTGCAGGGGAAGCTCACGCGCCTGGCGGTGCAGATCGGGAAGGCGG GGCTGATCATGTCGGCCATCACGGTCATCATCTTGGTGCTGTACTTCGTGATCGACacgtttggggtgcaggggcgGCCCTGGCTGGCGGAGTGCACCCCCATTTACATCCAGTACTTCGTCAAGTTCTTCATCATCGGTGTCACCGTGTTGGTGGTGGCTGTGCCTGAAGGGCTCCCGCTGGCTGTCACCATCTCCCTGGCCTATTCTGTGAAG AAAATGATGAAGGACAACAACCTTGTGAGACACTTGGATGCGTGCGAGACCATGGGCAATGCCACTGCCATCTGCTCGGATAAGACGggcacgctcaccatgaaccGCATGACCGTGGTGCAGGCCTACGTGGGGGACACCCACTACCGCCAGATCCCCGACCCTGAAGCCATCCTGCCCAAGGTCCTGGACCTCATTGTCAATGGCGTCGCCATCAACTCAGCCTACACATCCAAGATCCTG CCACCCGAGAAGGAAGGGGGGCTTCCCCGGCAAGTGGGGAACAAGACGGAGTGCGCCCTGCTGGGCTTCGTGCTGGACCTGAAGCAGGATTACCAGGCTGTGCGCAACGAGGTGCCGGAGGAGAAGCTCTACAAGGTCTACACCTTCAACTCTGTGCGCAAGTCCATGAGCACGGTGGTGAAGAACGGCAACGGTGGCTTCCGCATGTACAGCAAGGGAGCCTCCGAGATCATCCTCCGAAA GTGCACCAGGATCCTGGACAAGAACGGAGACCCTCGGGTGTTCAAGGTGAAGGACCGGGATGAGATGGTGAAGAAGGTGATAGAGCCCATGGCCTGCCATGGCTTGCGCACCATCTGCCTGGCCTTCCGCGACTTCCCCGCCAGCGCTGAGCCCGACTGGGACAGCGAGAACGAGATCCTGTCCGACCTGACCTGCATCGCCGTGGTGGGCATCGAGGACCCTGTGCGGCCAGAG GTGCCGGATGCCATCCTGAAGTGCCAGCGGGCAGGGATCACTGTCCGGATGGTGACAGGGGACAACATCAACACCGCCCGTGCCATTGCCACCAAGTGTGGCAtcctgctgccgggggaggacTTCTTGTGcctggaggggaaggagttcAACCGGCTCATCCGCAACGAGAAGGGAGAG gtggagcaggagcagctggataAGGTCTGGCCCAAGCTGCGGGTGCTGGCGCGCTCCTCCCCGACGGATAAGCACACGCTGGTGAAAG GAATTATTGACAGCACCGTTGGTGACCAGAGGCAGGTGGTGGCGGTGACCGGGGACGGGACCAACGATGGCCCGGCTCTCAAGAAGGCTGACGTTGGCTTTGCCATG GGCATCGCGGGCACGGACGTGGCGAAAGAGGCTTCGGACATCATCCTGACGGACGACAACTTCACCAGCATCGTCAAGGCGGTGATGTGGGGACGCAACGTCTACGACAGCATCTCCAAGTTCCTGCAGTTCCAGCTGACCGTGAACGTCGTGGCCGTCATCGTGGCCTTCACGGGCGCCTGCATCACGCAG GACTCTCCCCTGAAGGCTGTGCAGATGCTGTGGGTGAACCTGATCATGGACACCTTCGCCTCCTTGGCCCTGGCCACGGAGCCCCCATCCGAGTCCCTGCTGCTACGCAAGCCCTACGGCCGCAACAAGCCACTCATCTCGCGCACCATGATGAAGAACATCCTGGGACACGCCGTGTACCAGCTCACCATCATCTTCACGCTGCTTTTTGCAG GGGAGAAGTTTTTTGACATCGACAGCGGCCGAAATGCTCCACTCCACTCCCCGCCCACTGAGCACTACACCATCGTCTTCAACACCTTCGTCATGATGCAGCTGTTCAACGAGATCAATGCGCGCAAGATCCACGGGGAGAGGAACGTCTTCGAGTCCATTTACCGCAACCCCATCTTCTGCACGGTGGTGCTGGGGACGTTTGCAGCTCAG ATCATCATCGTGGAGTTTGGTGGGAAGCCCTTCAGCTGCTCCGGGCTCACCCTCAGCCAGTGGTTCTGGTGTATTTTTATTGGAGTTGGGGAGCTCCTCTGGGGCCAG CTGATCTGCACTGTCCCAACCAGCCGCCTGAAGTTCCTGAAGGAAGCTGGACACGGCATCACCAAGGAGGAGATCCCAGAGGAGGAGCTGCCTGAAGACGTGGACGAGATTGACCACGCGGAGATGGAGCTGCGGCGCGGGCAGATCCTCTGGTTCCGGGGTCTCAACAGGATACAGACACAG